A single Phragmites australis chromosome 4, lpPhrAust1.1, whole genome shotgun sequence DNA region contains:
- the LOC133916269 gene encoding uncharacterized protein LOC133916269: protein MLPFPAPLISSHQRSKPKLSPEHSKATQQPAGSIPIDPGALNSGARAMAAGKAALRKPSFGTRAWRLLQLAVFWARRGSAAHSLRFLRTLRRRGLGGARVDRLRYGEREFSIDETPAFRFRTPSARVLRLIPCIAPAVPDTPGLYDDGRYFFCAAREREEVVDAGYHYGADQGSGCEDDEESSADQEQLLERAMAEEGGGDAGVDVKAEEFIARFYAQMKLQRQISWLQYNEMMERSIS from the coding sequence ATGCTCCCGTTTCCTGCCCCACTCATCTCATCTCACCAACGCTCCAAACCAAAGCTATCACCTGAGCACAGCAAAGCGACGCAGCAGCCAGCAGGCAGCATTCCGATCGATCCAGGAGCTCTGAATTCCGGTGCGCGTGCAATGGCGGCGGGTAAGGCGGCGTTGAGGAAGCCGTCGTTCGGGACCCGGGCGTGGCGGCTGCTGCAGCTGGCGGTGTTCTGGGCGCGCAGGGGTAGCGCGGCTCACAGCCTGCGCTTCCTCAGGACGCTCCGACGCAGAGGCCTCGGCGGCGCGCGCGTCGACCGGCTCCGCTACGGCGAGCGCGAGTTCTCCATCGACGAGACGCCAGCGTTCCGGTTCCGCACCCCCTCCGCGCGCGTGCTCCGCCTCATCCCCTGCATCGCCCCGGCTGTCCCGGACACCCCGGGACTCTACGACGACGGCCGCTACTTCTTCTGCGCTGCGCGGGAGAGGGAAGAGGTCGTCGACGCCGGGTACCACTACGGCGCCGACCAGGGTAGCGGGTGCGAAGACGACGAGGAGAGCTCCGCCGACCAGGAGCAGCTGCTGGAGCGCGCAATggcggaggagggcggcggGGACGCCGGGGTGGACGTGAAGGCGGAGGAGTTCATCGCCAGGTTCTACGCGCAGATGAAGCTGCAGCGCCAGATCTCCTGGCTGCAGTACAACGAGATGATGGAGAGGAGCATCAGCTAG